A section of the Verrucomicrobiota bacterium genome encodes:
- a CDS encoding dodecin family protein codes for MSNHTYKKIELVGSSPISIEDAVQNAVAKAALSEKNLRWLEVVETRAHLEEGKIAHWQVTVKIGATLE; via the coding sequence ATGAGCAACCACACATACAAAAAGATCGAACTCGTCGGCTCCTCTCCCATCAGCATCGAGGATGCCGTCCAGAATGCGGTGGCCAAGGCCGCCCTCTCAGAAAAGAATCTGCGATGGCTCGAAGTGGTCGAGACGCGCGCTCATCTCGAGGAGGGCAAGATTGCCCATTGGCAGGTGACCGTAAAGATCGGAGCTACTCTCGAATAA
- the holA gene encoding DNA polymerase III subunit delta, with protein sequence MATRKSPAAAKSPNLHFVTGSDEAEVRRTAQGLAAKLAPADDGGFGIEVIEAPADTVDCSIEMVASTIQGILTVPMFGEKLVWMKGVTFLKDSVQGRSEAVQNALEKLLKLLEEGLPGGITLLISAPEPDKRKSFYKKLSEIALTTLCDKPDFGFGATEDDLIDWVIDRCRDRGVKMDPHAAVVLTTRVGASSGQLDAELAKLTTAAGEGAIITETLVRDLVPLTRAGGIFDLSDAINKRNLPLCLDTLAQLRRQGENTIGILLAAIVPTVRNLLVAKDLMERHKMRPPAQPQFFASDLKRLRSEETAHLPRKKDGTLNTYGIGLAAVNAARFDRDHLVSAFLACRDANAALLRGHGSEDTLLTQLLVRIVAKNPINRQKAA encoded by the coding sequence ATGGCCACCCGCAAATCCCCAGCCGCAGCCAAGAGCCCGAATCTGCATTTCGTGACCGGTAGTGACGAGGCGGAGGTGCGGCGTACGGCCCAAGGACTTGCCGCGAAGCTGGCTCCCGCGGATGACGGAGGTTTCGGCATTGAGGTCATCGAGGCCCCGGCCGATACCGTCGACTGTTCGATAGAGATGGTGGCAAGCACCATTCAAGGAATCCTGACTGTTCCGATGTTCGGTGAAAAGCTCGTCTGGATGAAAGGCGTCACCTTTCTGAAGGATAGCGTGCAGGGACGTTCCGAGGCTGTTCAGAATGCTTTGGAAAAACTACTGAAGTTATTGGAGGAGGGACTTCCCGGAGGCATCACCCTACTGATCAGCGCTCCCGAGCCGGACAAACGGAAATCCTTTTACAAGAAACTCTCGGAGATCGCCTTGACGACGCTCTGCGACAAACCCGATTTCGGCTTCGGGGCTACGGAGGACGATCTCATTGATTGGGTCATCGACCGCTGCCGCGATCGAGGGGTCAAAATGGATCCTCATGCCGCCGTGGTGCTGACCACCCGAGTAGGTGCAAGCTCGGGTCAACTGGATGCGGAACTGGCAAAACTCACGACGGCTGCCGGTGAGGGAGCAATCATTACCGAGACCCTTGTCCGCGATCTGGTCCCCCTCACCCGGGCCGGAGGAATCTTCGACCTGAGCGACGCTATCAACAAACGAAACCTCCCTCTCTGTCTTGATACGCTGGCTCAACTCCGCCGTCAGGGGGAAAACACGATCGGCATCCTGCTTGCGGCCATCGTCCCGACCGTGCGTAATCTTCTCGTGGCGAAGGATCTCATGGAGCGTCACAAAATGCGACCGCCCGCCCAACCCCAGTTCTTTGCCTCCGACCTGAAACGCCTTCGATCCGAGGAGACCGCCCATCTACCCCGCAAGAAGGATGGAACGCTCAATACCTACGGCATCGGACTCGCCGCGGTGAATGCCGCGCGCTTCGACCGCGATCATCTCGTCTCCGCATTTCTGGCCTGCCGTGATGCCAATGCCGCTCTTCTGCGGGGGCACGGCTCCGAGGATACACTCCTCACACAGCTACTGGTGCGCATCGTTGCAAAAAATCCTATCAATCGACAGAAGGCTGCTTAA